In one Pseudomonas sp. R84 genomic region, the following are encoded:
- a CDS encoding FAD-binding oxidoreductase encodes MKQQHVNSYYAATRNEVIDFPVLEESVECDVCIIGAGYTGLSSALFLTEAGYKVTVLEAAKVGYGASGRNGGQLVNSYSRDVDVIEERYGDKTAEILGSMIFEGADIIRSRIKEYDIQCDYRPGGIFAAMNKKQLNSLAEQKRGWERYGNRNLKMLDAADIRREVGSDAYVGGLLDMQGGHVHPLNLALGEAAAITRLGGKIYEQSAAVEIKYGEPNIVRTAKGQVRAKYLLIAGNAYLPQGLDNRVTAKSMPCGSQIVVTEPLTEKQARSLITNNYCVEDCNYLLDYYRLTADNRLLYGGGVVYGAREPDDIEQLIRPKILKTFPQLKDVKIDYRWTGNFLLTMSRMPQFGRIEKNAYYMQGYSGHGVTCSHLAGKLISEMIRGDAERFDAFASLPHMPMLGGRTFSAPLTALGAVYYSLRDRFGL; translated from the coding sequence ATGAAACAGCAACACGTAAACAGCTACTACGCCGCCACCCGCAACGAAGTTATCGACTTTCCGGTTCTGGAAGAGTCGGTCGAGTGCGATGTCTGCATCATCGGCGCCGGTTACACCGGCCTGTCCTCGGCGCTGTTCCTCACCGAAGCCGGCTACAAAGTGACGGTGCTGGAAGCGGCGAAAGTCGGCTACGGCGCCAGCGGTCGCAATGGCGGTCAACTGGTCAACTCGTACAGCCGTGACGTCGACGTGATCGAAGAGCGTTACGGCGACAAGACCGCGGAAATCCTCGGCAGCATGATCTTCGAAGGCGCCGACATCATCCGTTCGCGCATCAAGGAATACGACATCCAATGCGACTACCGCCCGGGCGGCATTTTCGCAGCGATGAACAAGAAACAACTCAACAGTCTGGCTGAGCAGAAGCGTGGCTGGGAACGTTACGGCAACCGCAATCTGAAGATGCTCGACGCGGCTGACATCCGTCGCGAAGTCGGCTCCGACGCTTACGTTGGTGGCCTGCTGGATATGCAGGGTGGTCACGTTCATCCGTTGAACCTGGCGCTCGGTGAAGCTGCGGCGATTACGCGTTTGGGTGGCAAAATCTACGAGCAGTCGGCTGCCGTGGAAATCAAATACGGCGAACCCAACATCGTGCGCACCGCCAAAGGCCAGGTCCGCGCCAAGTACCTGCTGATCGCCGGCAACGCCTACCTGCCGCAAGGTCTCGACAACCGCGTGACCGCGAAAAGCATGCCGTGCGGCTCGCAGATCGTCGTCACCGAACCGCTGACCGAGAAGCAGGCGCGCAGCCTGATCACCAACAACTACTGCGTCGAAGACTGCAACTACCTGCTGGATTACTACCGTCTGACTGCCGACAACCGTCTGCTTTACGGCGGCGGCGTGGTCTACGGCGCGCGGGAACCGGACGACATCGAACAACTGATCCGCCCGAAGATCCTCAAGACCTTCCCGCAGCTCAAAGACGTCAAGATCGACTACCGCTGGACCGGCAACTTCCTGCTGACCATGTCCCGCATGCCGCAATTCGGCCGTATCGAGAAAAACGCTTACTACATGCAAGGCTACAGCGGCCACGGCGTCACCTGCTCGCACCTGGCCGGCAAACTGATCTCGGAAATGATCCGCGGCGACGCCGAACGCTTCGACGCGTTCGCCTCCTTGCCACACATGCCAATGCTCGGCGGCCGGACCTTCTCCGCGCCACTGACCGCCCTCGGCGCCGTCTATTACTCGCTGCGCGACCGCTTCGGCCTCTAG
- a CDS encoding cupin domain-containing protein: MDTGSRLKLVRESYKLSQRELARRSGVTNATISLIEQNRVSPSVSSLKKLLEGIPMSLADFFTFDQPPREHQYVFRANEQPDLGRHGLRLLLIGASVPSRQMRLLREQYAPGASSGEEPIVHAEGEECGLVTRGTVELTVDGSVSVLNAGDGYYFPTTLPHKFRNIGADEAEIISANTPANF, translated from the coding sequence ATGGATACGGGTTCTCGACTCAAACTAGTACGCGAAAGCTACAAACTCTCCCAGCGCGAGCTGGCCCGGCGTAGCGGCGTGACCAATGCCACCATCTCCCTGATCGAACAGAATCGCGTCAGCCCCTCCGTCAGCTCACTGAAAAAGCTGCTCGAAGGCATACCGATGTCCCTGGCCGACTTCTTCACCTTCGACCAACCCCCGCGCGAACACCAATACGTCTTCCGCGCCAACGAACAGCCTGATCTTGGCCGCCACGGCTTGCGACTGCTGCTGATCGGCGCCTCGGTGCCGAGTCGGCAGATGCGCTTGCTGCGTGAGCAATACGCACCGGGCGCTAGTTCGGGGGAAGAGCCGATTGTGCATGCTGAGGGCGAGGAGTGCGGGTTGGTGACGCGTGGCACGGTGGAGTTGACCGTGGATGGGTCGGTGAGTGTGTTGAATGCGGGGGATGGGTATTACTTCCCGACCACGCTGCCACATAAGTTCCGGAATATCGGGGCGGATGAGGCTGAGATTATTAGTGCGAATACGCCGGCGAATTTTTGA
- a CDS encoding glutamine synthetase family protein, which produces MSVPLRTVQLNEANAFLKKYPEVLYVDLLIADMNGVVRGKRIERTSLHKVYEKGINLPASLFALDINGSTVESTGLGLDIGDADRICYPIPGTLSIEPWQKRPTAQLLMTMHEIEGQPFFADPREVLANVVRKFDDLGLTICAAFELEFYLIDQDNVNGRPQSPRSPVSGKRPVSTQVYLIDDLDEYVDCLQDILEGAKEQGIPADAIVKESAPAQFEVNLHHVSDPIKACDYAVLLKRLVKNIAYDHEMDTTFMAKPYPGQAGNGLHVHISILDKEGNNIFASEDPEQNAALRHAIGGVLETLPAQMAFLCPNVNSYRRFGAQFYVPNSPSWGIDNRTVAVRVPTGSADAVRIEHRVAGADANPYLLMASVLAGIHHGLTNQIEPGAPVEGNSYEQNEQSLPNNLRDALRELDDSEVMARYIDPMYIDVFVACKESELAEFENSISDLEYNWYLHTV; this is translated from the coding sequence ATGTCGGTCCCTCTGCGTACCGTTCAACTCAACGAAGCAAACGCATTCCTTAAGAAATATCCTGAGGTTTTGTACGTCGACCTTCTGATTGCGGATATGAACGGTGTGGTGCGCGGCAAGCGCATCGAACGCACCAGTCTTCATAAGGTTTACGAGAAAGGCATCAACCTGCCGGCCTCGCTTTTCGCCCTCGACATCAATGGCTCCACGGTGGAAAGCACCGGCCTGGGTCTGGACATCGGCGACGCTGACCGCATTTGCTATCCGATCCCCGGCACGCTGAGCATCGAGCCGTGGCAGAAGCGTCCCACCGCACAACTTCTAATGACCATGCACGAAATCGAAGGCCAGCCGTTCTTCGCTGACCCGCGTGAAGTGCTGGCCAACGTCGTGCGCAAATTCGACGACCTCGGCTTGACCATCTGCGCGGCATTCGAACTCGAGTTCTATCTGATCGACCAGGACAACGTGAACGGCCGTCCGCAATCGCCACGCTCGCCAGTCTCCGGCAAGCGTCCGGTGTCGACTCAGGTGTACCTGATCGACGACCTCGACGAATACGTCGACTGCCTGCAAGACATCCTCGAAGGCGCGAAAGAGCAGGGCATCCCGGCTGACGCGATCGTCAAGGAAAGCGCCCCGGCGCAGTTCGAAGTCAACCTGCATCACGTCTCCGACCCGATCAAGGCGTGCGACTACGCCGTCCTGCTCAAGCGTCTGGTGAAGAACATCGCCTACGACCACGAGATGGACACCACCTTCATGGCCAAGCCGTATCCGGGCCAGGCGGGCAACGGTCTGCACGTACACATTTCGATCCTGGACAAAGAAGGCAACAACATCTTCGCCAGCGAGGATCCCGAGCAGAACGCCGCACTGCGTCACGCGATCGGCGGTGTGCTGGAGACCCTGCCTGCGCAAATGGCGTTCCTCTGCCCGAACGTCAACTCGTACCGCCGCTTTGGCGCGCAGTTCTACGTACCGAACTCGCCGAGCTGGGGCATCGACAACCGCACCGTTGCGGTCCGTGTGCCAACCGGTTCGGCCGACGCTGTGCGTATCGAGCATCGCGTCGCCGGTGCCGATGCCAACCCGTACTTGCTGATGGCTTCGGTGCTGGCCGGTATTCACCACGGTCTGACCAATCAGATCGAGCCGGGCGCTCCGGTGGAAGGCAACAGCTACGAGCAGAACGAACAGAGCCTGCCGAACAACCTGCGCGACGCACTGCGCGAACTGGACGACAGCGAAGTCATGGCCCGCTACATCGACCCGATGTACATCGACGTGTTTGTCGCTTGTAAGGAGAGCGAGTTGGCCGAGTTTGAGAACTCGATTTCTGACCTTGAGTACAACTGGTATCTGCATACGGTGTGA
- a CDS encoding NAD(P)H-dependent oxidoreductase, whose protein sequence is MNVLLVYAHPEPTSLNGSLRDFSVQRLQAAGHTVQVSDLYAMNWKATLDADDAPQRDATKPFHASLDSKVAYAEGTQAADIAREQEKLLWADALILQFPLWWFTMPAILKGWVDRVYAYGFAYGVGEHSDSRWGERYGEGKMKGKRAMLMVTTGGWESHYAPRGINGPIDDLLFPIQHGILYYPGFEVVPPFVVYRTSRMDAARYAETCDELGRRLDELWSARPIGFRQQNAGEYEIPALTLKSDIAPDSEGFDAHIR, encoded by the coding sequence ATGAACGTCTTACTCGTTTACGCCCATCCAGAACCGACCTCCCTCAACGGCTCGCTGCGCGACTTCAGCGTCCAGCGCCTGCAAGCCGCCGGTCACACCGTGCAGGTCTCCGACCTCTATGCAATGAACTGGAAAGCCACCCTCGACGCCGACGACGCCCCGCAGCGCGATGCGACGAAACCGTTCCACGCCTCGCTCGACTCGAAAGTCGCCTACGCCGAAGGCACTCAGGCTGCCGACATCGCCCGTGAGCAGGAGAAACTACTCTGGGCGGATGCGCTGATCCTGCAGTTTCCACTGTGGTGGTTCACCATGCCGGCGATTCTCAAAGGTTGGGTCGATCGGGTATACGCCTACGGTTTTGCCTATGGCGTCGGCGAACACTCGGACAGTCGTTGGGGCGAGCGTTATGGCGAAGGGAAAATGAAAGGCAAACGGGCGATGTTGATGGTTACCACCGGCGGCTGGGAATCGCACTACGCACCGCGTGGGATCAACGGGCCGATTGATGATTTGTTGTTTCCGATTCAACACGGGATTTTGTACTACCCCGGTTTTGAAGTGGTGCCACCGTTTGTGGTGTATCGGACCAGTCGGATGGATGCGGCGCGGTATGCCGAGACTTGTGATGAGTTGGGGCGGCGGCTGGATGAGTTGTGGAGTGCCCGGCCGATCGGGTTTCGGCAGCAGAATGCCGGCGAATACGAAATCCCCGCTTTGACGTTGAAGAGCGATATCGCGCCGGATAGCGAAGGCTTCGACGCACACATCCGCTAG
- a CDS encoding LysR family transcriptional regulator, which translates to MNNLRRLDINLLLTLDVLLAEHNVTRAAQRLNLSQPSVSVHLAKLRDIFADPLLLPGPRGMRPTARADELREPLREALEALERAVAPASAFDPALATHTWKIAATDYGESTVVLPALSGLREQAPGTRLAVIDLTPAHLVKQAEQGVFDLALHISEDAPPELHRRPLFTERYVLAGRVGHPGLMQAPSREQFCALEHVMVSREGGGFFGVTDRALADVGLMRKVVLSVPHFLTAMSVLASTDLVAMLPSRLVRDNPALQAVDAPLEVPGYEMAMFWGERSHRDPAHKWLREHLLASV; encoded by the coding sequence ATGAATAATTTGAGACGGCTGGATATCAACCTGCTGCTGACCCTCGACGTACTGCTGGCGGAGCACAACGTCACCCGCGCAGCGCAGCGCCTGAACCTGTCGCAGCCGTCGGTGAGCGTGCATCTGGCAAAGTTGCGCGACATCTTTGCTGATCCGCTGTTGTTGCCTGGGCCGCGCGGAATGCGCCCGACGGCGCGCGCTGATGAATTGCGTGAGCCGTTGCGCGAGGCGCTGGAGGCGTTGGAGAGGGCGGTGGCGCCGGCCAGCGCGTTCGACCCGGCGCTGGCGACCCACACCTGGAAAATCGCCGCGACCGATTACGGCGAGTCGACGGTGGTGTTGCCGGCGCTGAGCGGCTTGCGCGAACAGGCGCCGGGCACGCGTCTGGCGGTGATCGATCTGACGCCGGCGCATTTGGTTAAACAGGCCGAGCAGGGCGTCTTCGATCTGGCGCTGCACATCAGCGAAGACGCGCCGCCGGAGTTGCATCGACGGCCGCTGTTCACCGAGCGTTATGTGCTGGCCGGTAGAGTCGGGCATCCAGGTTTGATGCAGGCGCCGAGCCGCGAACAGTTCTGCGCGCTGGAGCACGTGATGGTGTCGCGCGAGGGCGGGGGCTTTTTCGGGGTGACCGACCGGGCGTTGGCCGATGTCGGGCTGATGAGAAAAGTGGTGTTGTCGGTGCCGCACTTTCTGACGGCGATGTCGGTGTTGGCCAGCACCGATCTGGTGGCGATGCTGCCGTCACGCCTGGTGCGTGACAACCCGGCGTTGCAAGCGGTCGACGCGCCGCTGGAAGTACCCGGTTACGAGATGGCGATGTTCTGGGGTGAACGCTCGCATCGCGATCCGGCGCACAAATGGCTGCGCGAGCATTTGCTGGCGTCGGTCTGA
- a CDS encoding aldehyde dehydrogenase, with translation MTTTRNDWEQRFQSLTIEARAFINGEYRPAISGDTFECLSPVDGRFLASVASTDEADANLAVEVARQSFESGVWAKKAPAERKRILIRFADLILQNQEELALLETLDMGKPISDSMSIDIPATANAIRWSAEAIDKIYDEVAATPHDQLGLVTREPSGVVAAIVPWNFPLIMASWKFAPALAAGNSFILKPSEKSPLTAIRIAQLALDAGIPKGVFNVLPGFGHTVGKALALHMDVDVLAFTGSTAIAKQLMIYAGQSNMKRVWLEAGGKSPNVVFADAPDLRAAAQAAAGAIAFNQGEVCTAGSRLLVERSIREQFIPLLVEALQAWKPGHSLDPATTVGAVVDQRQLDNVLRYISIGREQGAELIAGGQRTLEETGGLYVQPALFDGVTNAMTIAQEEIFGPVLSLITFDTAEEALQIANDSIFGLAAGVWTSNLSKAHTFARGLRAGSVWVNQYDGGDMTAPFGGFKQSGNGRDKSLHAFDKYTELKATWIKL, from the coding sequence ATGACAACGACCCGCAACGACTGGGAACAACGCTTCCAGTCCCTGACCATCGAAGCCCGCGCGTTCATCAACGGTGAATACCGCCCGGCCATCAGTGGCGACACCTTCGAATGCCTGAGCCCCGTCGACGGCCGTTTCCTCGCCTCCGTGGCCAGCACCGACGAAGCCGACGCCAACCTCGCTGTTGAAGTCGCGCGCCAGTCTTTTGAATCCGGCGTGTGGGCGAAAAAAGCCCCGGCCGAGCGCAAGCGCATCCTGATCCGCTTCGCCGATCTGATCCTGCAGAACCAGGAAGAACTGGCGCTGCTGGAAACCCTCGACATGGGTAAACCGATCAGCGATTCGATGAGCATCGACATCCCGGCGACCGCCAACGCGATCCGCTGGAGCGCCGAAGCCATCGACAAGATCTACGACGAAGTCGCCGCCACCCCGCACGATCAACTCGGCCTCGTCACCCGCGAGCCATCCGGCGTGGTCGCGGCCATCGTGCCGTGGAACTTCCCGCTGATCATGGCCAGCTGGAAATTCGCCCCGGCGCTGGCAGCAGGCAACTCGTTCATTCTGAAACCTTCGGAAAAATCGCCACTGACCGCAATCCGCATCGCTCAACTTGCGCTGGATGCCGGCATTCCGAAAGGCGTGTTCAACGTTCTGCCAGGCTTCGGCCATACCGTCGGCAAGGCGCTGGCGTTGCACATGGACGTCGACGTGCTGGCCTTCACCGGCTCCACAGCGATTGCCAAACAGCTGATGATTTATGCCGGCCAAAGCAACATGAAACGCGTCTGGCTCGAAGCAGGGGGCAAGAGCCCGAACGTGGTGTTTGCCGACGCACCGGACTTGCGCGCGGCAGCACAAGCGGCGGCCGGCGCCATTGCCTTCAACCAGGGCGAAGTGTGCACTGCGGGTTCACGTCTGCTGGTTGAGCGTTCGATCCGCGAGCAGTTCATTCCACTGCTGGTGGAAGCGCTGCAAGCGTGGAAACCCGGTCACTCACTCGATCCGGCAACCACCGTCGGTGCCGTGGTCGATCAGCGTCAACTCGACAACGTGCTGCGCTACATCAGCATCGGTCGCGAGCAAGGCGCCGAGCTGATTGCTGGCGGTCAACGCACCCTTGAAGAAACCGGCGGCCTCTATGTGCAACCGGCGCTGTTCGACGGCGTGACCAATGCGATGACCATCGCCCAGGAAGAAATCTTTGGCCCAGTGCTGTCGCTGATCACCTTCGACACCGCCGAAGAAGCGCTGCAGATCGCCAACGACAGCATCTTCGGCCTCGCCGCCGGCGTCTGGACCAGCAACCTCAGCAAGGCGCACACCTTCGCTCGTGGCCTGCGTGCCGGCAGCGTCTGGGTCAACCAGTACGACGGCGGCGACATGACCGCACCGTTCGGTGGCTTCAAACAATCGGGCAACGGCCGCGATAAATCGCTGCACGCGTTCGACAAGTACACCGAGCTGAAAGCGACCTGGATCAAGCTCTGA
- a CDS encoding DeoR/GlpR family DNA-binding transcription regulator: protein MHDHSAAELPSLRRQKILLLLERDGKVMASELSQHFAVSEDTIRRDLAELDNAGLVQRVHGGALPRPKDSGKDYFTRLDETDEVKIRLAQRAAQEIDDGQIVLFDSGSTTLQVARSLRADISITAVTASPMTAIALSEFNAVKVILAGGQLNPRTMAAGGHEALRLLAGIRADLAITGVCAIHPEVGITSLHFDEVPVKQAMLDGAARVIAVTSADKLGAVEPFVVAPCSRLHTLITERHVASGSVEDYRRLGIVVEQLAD from the coding sequence ATGCACGATCACTCCGCGGCCGAACTGCCATCCCTGCGCCGACAGAAAATCCTTTTGCTCCTCGAACGTGACGGCAAGGTCATGGCGTCGGAGTTGAGCCAGCACTTTGCAGTCTCCGAAGACACCATCCGCCGCGACCTCGCCGAACTGGACAACGCCGGGCTGGTGCAGCGCGTGCACGGCGGGGCGCTGCCGCGTCCGAAGGACTCCGGCAAGGATTACTTCACGCGGCTGGACGAGACGGATGAGGTGAAAATTCGCCTGGCGCAACGGGCCGCGCAGGAGATTGATGACGGGCAGATTGTGCTGTTCGATTCCGGCTCGACCACGTTGCAGGTGGCGCGGTCGCTGCGTGCCGATATCAGCATCACGGCGGTGACCGCTTCGCCGATGACGGCGATTGCCTTGTCTGAATTCAATGCTGTGAAAGTGATTCTCGCCGGCGGCCAGTTGAACCCGAGAACGATGGCGGCGGGCGGGCATGAGGCGCTGCGGCTGCTGGCCGGGATCAGGGCGGATCTGGCGATTACCGGGGTGTGTGCGATTCATCCGGAAGTGGGGATTACCTCGCTGCATTTTGATGAAGTGCCGGTGAAGCAGGCGATGCTCGATGGCGCCGCGCGGGTGATTGCGGTGACTTCGGCGGACAAGTTGGGAGCGGTGGAACCGTTTGTGGTGGCGCCGTGTTCGCGCCTGCATACGCTGATTACCGAGCGGCATGTGGCGTCGGGGAGTGTCGAGGATTATCGGCGGTTGGGGATTGTGGTCGAGCAGTTGGCGGATTGA
- a CDS encoding FAD-binding oxidoreductase, with the protein MTERCNSYYTATLNQDTDYPTLQGRHKVDVVIIGGGFTGVATAVELAEKGLKVAIVESHKIGWGATGRNGGQVTGSLSGDGAMRKQMRPKLGDEVDDFIWHLRWRGHEIIQQRVEKYGIQCDLKHGHLHAAYKPSHMTDLRKDYEEAVRRGLGDEVSLLDRSQVRDLLQSDLYHGAIKNTRNMHLHPLNLCIGEARAAESLGALIFENSEVLEIIHGATPGVRTAHGQIDAYQVMLAGDVYHKLEPGQLKGKIFPAMGGIVTTAPLGDLAKQINPEDLAVYDCRFVLDYYRLTADGRLLFGGGANYSGKDSRDIAAELRPCIEQTFPALKGVQIDYQWSCAMGIVINRIPQLGKLSDNVWYCQGYSGHGIATTHIMGEIMGRAITGQMEQFDTFAQCQHIRVPMGDLLGNPLLAAGMWYYQMLERLR; encoded by the coding sequence ATGACCGAACGCTGCAATTCCTACTACACCGCCACCCTCAACCAGGACACCGACTACCCGACCCTGCAAGGCCGGCACAAGGTCGACGTGGTGATCATCGGCGGCGGTTTCACCGGCGTCGCCACTGCCGTCGAACTCGCCGAAAAAGGCCTGAAAGTCGCCATCGTCGAAAGCCACAAGATCGGCTGGGGCGCCACCGGGCGCAACGGCGGACAAGTTACCGGCAGCCTTTCCGGCGACGGCGCAATGCGCAAACAGATGCGTCCGAAACTCGGCGACGAGGTCGATGACTTCATCTGGCACCTGCGCTGGCGCGGGCATGAAATCATCCAGCAACGGGTCGAGAAATACGGCATTCAATGCGACCTCAAACACGGCCATTTACACGCGGCGTACAAGCCCAGTCACATGACTGACTTGCGCAAGGATTACGAAGAAGCCGTGCGGCGGGGATTGGGCGATGAGGTCAGTCTGCTCGACCGCAGTCAGGTGCGCGATCTGCTGCAAAGCGATCTCTACCACGGCGCAATCAAGAATACGCGCAACATGCATCTGCACCCGCTCAACCTGTGCATCGGTGAAGCGCGGGCGGCGGAAAGTCTTGGCGCGCTGATCTTTGAAAACAGCGAAGTGCTGGAGATCATTCACGGCGCTACGCCTGGGGTGAGAACGGCCCACGGGCAAATCGATGCCTATCAGGTGATGCTCGCTGGCGACGTCTATCACAAGCTCGAACCGGGGCAGCTCAAGGGCAAGATTTTTCCGGCCATGGGCGGCATCGTCACCACTGCGCCGCTCGGCGATCTGGCCAAGCAGATCAACCCGGAAGATCTGGCCGTCTACGACTGCCGTTTCGTCCTCGACTACTACCGCCTCACTGCCGACGGCCGCCTGTTGTTTGGTGGCGGCGCCAACTACAGCGGCAAGGATTCACGGGACATCGCTGCCGAGCTGCGCCCGTGCATCGAGCAAACCTTTCCGGCGCTCAAAGGTGTGCAGATCGATTACCAGTGGAGCTGCGCGATGGGCATCGTCATCAACCGCATCCCGCAGCTGGGCAAGCTCTCGGACAACGTCTGGTACTGCCAAGGCTATTCGGGGCACGGCATCGCGACGACGCACATCATGGGTGAAATCATGGGCCGCGCGATCACCGGGCAGATGGAGCAGTTCGATACGTTTGCCCAGTGCCAGCATATTCGTGTGCCGATGGGGGATTTGCTCGGCAATCCGTTGCTGGCTGCCGGGATGTGGTACTACCAGATGCTTGAGCGACTTCGCTGA
- a CDS encoding HD domain-containing protein: MTQALERAIAIAATAHAGQVDKGGEPYILHPLKVMLRMTTLEERIVAVLHDVVEDCGVSVDDLRKEGFSEEVLTAIESVTKVPGESYEDFVDRAAQNPIGRVVKLADLEENSDLSRIASPSWEDLERIEKYRRAIGRLRG; the protein is encoded by the coding sequence ATGACCCAGGCCCTCGAACGCGCTATCGCCATCGCCGCCACGGCCCACGCCGGGCAGGTCGACAAGGGCGGTGAGCCGTACATTCTGCATCCGCTGAAAGTCATGTTGCGCATGACCACATTGGAAGAACGCATCGTCGCTGTGCTGCACGATGTGGTTGAGGATTGCGGTGTCAGCGTCGATGACTTGCGCAAGGAAGGTTTCAGCGAAGAAGTGCTGACTGCGATCGAGTCGGTGACCAAAGTGCCGGGCGAATCCTATGAAGACTTCGTTGACCGCGCCGCGCAGAACCCGATCGGGCGGGTGGTGAAACTGGCGGATCTGGAAGAGAACAGCGACCTGTCGCGGATTGCTTCGCCAAGTTGGGAAGATCTCGAACGAATCGAAAAATACCGCCGCGCGATTGGCCGGTTGCGCGGGTAA
- a CDS encoding pyruvate kinase: MSITYWHMQIHPNEKSFADEYVFEILEHKKIIGLGNWDDGKGTIDDFRTKMNVNDIIAIKNGAKLVALVQVIGGWYEVKKEETEFGWIKNRRPIRVLDWELDDRRLPQPQGTLNRCVKDVETTKIIKDWHSRVITSFKKRKLEILV, encoded by the coding sequence ATGAGCATCACATACTGGCATATGCAAATACATCCCAATGAAAAATCCTTCGCTGACGAGTACGTTTTTGAAATACTCGAGCATAAAAAAATAATAGGCCTCGGAAACTGGGACGACGGTAAAGGCACCATTGATGACTTTCGCACAAAAATGAATGTAAATGACATTATCGCAATTAAGAATGGCGCCAAACTGGTAGCGCTCGTGCAAGTTATCGGTGGTTGGTACGAAGTAAAAAAAGAAGAAACAGAATTTGGCTGGATTAAAAATCGCAGACCTATTCGAGTACTTGACTGGGAATTAGATGATCGAAGACTTCCTCAACCCCAAGGAACGCTCAACAGATGCGTCAAAGACGTAGAAACAACAAAAATAATAAAAGACTGGCATTCCCGGGTCATTACGTCATTTAAGAAAAGAAAACTAGAAATATTGGTATAA
- a CDS encoding AbrB family transcriptional regulator, producing the protein MKSILCLLIAAGFGALLQFEGVPHGLLLGSIVVTALFASKTGIAPATPYGLGYIQVTLGIATGLMFEAWDSETASTMLPSLGVLLICLTVQIALAGWWLTRGAGWNRTDALLAVYPGALAAVFDLLESEKASSKVIIVHLMRLLLITVLVSFLIPGQAAIAVADGDPLTTGMALTALSVIALSVLLGRLLLVIGVPAPFMLTAIIITAVFVKVGWLHGFHMPDWSLNLAALILGVRIGSRFQGLGFAELGRHGRTALVSVGLMIVVAAVFAEVAARWLGSDPLSLWLAYMPGAIETIAIVAFGGGLNVVFILTHHLSRMVLLHFAPALLVQVRRVREET; encoded by the coding sequence ATGAAATCCATTCTCTGTTTGTTGATTGCCGCCGGTTTCGGCGCGCTGTTGCAGTTCGAAGGTGTGCCCCACGGTTTGTTGTTGGGCTCGATTGTCGTTACTGCATTGTTCGCCAGTAAAACCGGTATCGCCCCGGCAACTCCTTATGGACTTGGCTACATCCAGGTCACGCTGGGCATCGCTACCGGGCTGATGTTCGAGGCGTGGGACAGCGAGACAGCTTCGACAATGTTGCCGAGCCTCGGTGTGTTGCTGATCTGCCTGACCGTGCAGATCGCGTTGGCCGGATGGTGGCTGACACGCGGCGCAGGCTGGAATCGCACCGATGCGCTGTTGGCGGTTTATCCCGGTGCGCTGGCGGCGGTGTTTGATTTGCTCGAATCGGAAAAGGCGTCGAGCAAGGTCATCATCGTGCACTTGATGCGTTTGCTGTTGATCACGGTGTTGGTGAGTTTCCTGATTCCCGGCCAAGCGGCCATCGCGGTTGCCGACGGCGATCCTTTGACGACGGGCATGGCGCTGACCGCGCTTTCGGTAATCGCATTGAGCGTACTGCTCGGACGCTTGCTGCTGGTGATCGGCGTACCGGCGCCGTTCATGCTCACCGCGATCATCATCACGGCGGTATTTGTGAAAGTGGGATGGTTGCACGGTTTTCACATGCCGGATTGGAGTTTGAATCTGGCGGCGCTGATTCTCGGCGTGCGGATCGGCTCAAGGTTTCAGGGGCTTGGCTTCGCGGAACTGGGACGTCACGGGCGCACCGCGTTGGTCTCGGTCGGTTTGATGATTGTGGTCGCGGCGGTGTTTGCGGAAGTGGCGGCGCGGTGGTTGGGCAGTGATCCGCTGTCGCTGTGGCTGGCGTATATGCCCGGGGCGATTGAGACGATTGCGATTGTCGCGTTTGGTGGCGGGCTGAATGTGGTGTTTATCCTGACGCATCATTTGAGCCGGATGGTGTTGCTGCATTTTGCACCGGCGTTGTTGGTGCAGGTGCGGCGGGTGCGGGAGGAAACCTGA